Proteins co-encoded in one Sebastes fasciatus isolate fSebFas1 chromosome 11, fSebFas1.pri, whole genome shotgun sequence genomic window:
- the LOC141776481 gene encoding tripartite motif-containing protein 16-like, producing MELQGVQLDRESFSCSICLDLLKDPVTTPCGHSYCMNCIKTHWNGEDEKKIYSCPQCRQTFKRRPVLLKSTMLADLVEELKKTELQAAPADHCYAGPEDVACDFCTGRKRKALKSCLMCLASHCEKHLQPHYDVAPLKKHKLVEPSKKLQENICSRHHEVMKMFCRTDRQCICYLCSVDEHKGHDTVSAAAERTERQRELEVSRLNIQQRIQDREKDVKLLQQEVEAVNRSADKAVEDSEKIFTELIRLMEKRSCDVKQQVRSQQKSEVSRVKELQEKLEQEITELKRRDVELELLSHTEDHNQFLINDPSLSPLSESKHSSSINIRPLSYFEDVTAAVSEVRDKLQDVLREKWTNVSQTVTEVDVLLPQPVTEVDVLLLQPEHKTRAEFLKYSREITLDPNTANTHLLLSEGNRKATLMRQQQSYSSHPDRFTDCPQVLNRESLTGRCYWEVEWRGRGVYVVVAYKSSRRAGGVNECAFGRNDKSWALVCLQNSYRFLYNNKVQTPVSGPPSSRVGVYLDHSAGILSFYSISETMTLLHRVQTTFTEPLYAGLLPYFDVTAEFCKLK from the coding sequence ATGGAGCTgcaaggagttcagctggaccgAGAGTCATTCTCTTGCtcaatctgtctggatctactgaaggatccggtgactactccctgtggacacagctactgcatgaactgtattaaaaccCACTGgaatggagaggatgagaagaagatctacagctgccctcagtgtaggcaaaCCTTCAAACGGAGGCCTGTCCTGCTGAAAagcaccatgttagcagatttagtggaggaactgaagaagactgaactccaagctgctcctgctgatcactgctatgctggacctgaagatgtggcctgtgatttcTGTACTGGGAGGAAACGGAAAGCCCTCAAGTCCTGTCTgatgtgtctggcctctcactgtgagaaacacctccagcctcattatgatgtggctccattaaagaaacacaagctggtggagccctccaagaagctccaggagaacatctgctctcgtcaccatgaggtgatgaagatgttctgtcgtactgatcggcagtgtatctgttatctctgctctgtggatgaacataaaggccacgacaccgtctcagctgcagcagaaaggaccgagaggcagagagagctggaggtgagtcgactcaacatccagcagaggatccaggacagagagaaagatgtgaagctgctccaacaggaggtggaggctgtcaatcgctctgctgataaagcagtggaggacagtgagaagatcttcaccgagctgatccgtctcatggagaaaagaagctgtgatgtgaagcagcaggtcagatcccagcagaaaagtgaagtgagtcgagtcaaagagcttcaggagaagctggagcaggagatcactgagctgaagaggagagacgttgagctggagctgctgtcacacacagaggatcacaatcAGTTTCTAATCAACgacccctcactgtcaccactcagtgaatctaaacactcatccagcatcaatatccgtcctctgagctactttgaggacgtgacggcagctgtgtcagaagtcagagataaactacaggacgttctgagagagaaatggacaaacgtctcacagacagtgactgaagtggatgttttactgccacaaccagtgactgaagtggatgttttactgctgCAACCAGAGCACAAGACCAGAGCTGAATTCTTAAAATATTCAcgtgaaatcacactggatccaaacacagcaaacacacatctgttattatctgaggggaacagaaaagcaacattaatgagacaacaacagtcttattctagtcacccagacagattcactgatTGTCCTCAGGTCCTGaatagagagagtctgactggacgttgttactgggaggtggagtggagagggagaggagtttATGTAGTAGTCGCATACAAGAGTAGCAGGAGAGCAGGGGGGGTGAATGAATGTGCGTTTGGACggaatgacaaatcttgggctTTAGTTTGTTTACAAAACAGTTATAGATTTCTGTATAACAACAAAGTCCAAActcccgtctcaggtcctccgtcctccagagtaggagtgtacctggatcacagtgcaggtattctctCCTTCTACAGcatctctgaaaccatgactctcctccacagagtccagactacattcactgagcctctctatgctggacttttGCCTTATTTTGATGTCACTGCTGAGttctgtaaactgaaatag